aatttgtttcaCCGGCCTCCACTATATACAAGACCTACTATAATATTGTATGTTAGAACatgtttttatcatcatcattagtATCAATTATGTTGTACACTTAAACGTCATCAATTGATTCTGCATCTAGAAATATTATCTAAGGCAAGAGTAGATGAAGATATTCACTAAAGAAATCATTCATCAATTTGTACTAAACACTTGCATTACTCAGTGACTGTTATACAATGTACAGCCGTACAACCAGAGCTATTGGGCGTAAAATGTCGAATTTGGTATACAGTGGGCATGTGTCCTTAGAAAGCGCAAGGGAACACTAGAAAGACTTTATTTCCTGAAACAGGAATTAACAGGATTCTTTTTACGCGGCCGAAGCACTGGGACTAAGCTTTTTCGACGTAACAAGTGACTCTACTTTACCGCTAAGTTTCGGTCAGAAATTACCCGACGTCGGATTTTCGCATATCatcaaaacataatatttataatattgtgataCTTTCTAAAAAAATTCAGTTACCCCAATAGTCCAGAGTCCCAAATATCAAAGTTTTGGTGGTGATTATAAATAACGGTCTGATAACTACAAACATTCGTTATACTGTGCCATGTAAAcctagataaaataatatttcctgGAAACTTCATTAACATTGCTCTACACTGACACACTTTTCCTTCCAACAAACATTGCAATCACTATGGATTtgactgaaaaaaatactggaattaaatagtaaaatgcAACTGCATGCCGTCATAATCTGTACATGTGCACAGAATGCGCTGTATTGTTCAAACACCGCTGCTCGTGTCATTAAGCAACATGGGAATTTATTACCgggataattttaataatatttcgctctaacatatgtacatacatacataaaatcacgcttctttcccggaggggtaggcagagactacatctttccacttgccacgatctctgcatacttccttcatccacattcataactctcttcatgcaagctcagcggtttcggttactcttgacctgaccctttgccaggacgtccttaatttgatcaagatacgttcggttaggccttcccactccgacctttctcTCCACGCCGCTGTAACATGGCCTACTAATtactacttttaaaatataagtctCAATTATTTTGACAACGTTTGTATCTGTTATCTTTGCGTGTCGTTAATTAAATCGGTTTTTGTCTAAGAGGTAGGTCTATCTATGTGATATGAATATCATTCTTCTAGCGTTAGCGCCGGTAGCATTTTCCCATTTTGTTAAACTAATGTGGGTCCATGCGTGGTAGTGGGTTAGTGTACCTTTACCGAGACTGCAAGGTTATGACGGTTCgacaattattcattttacgCATCACATTAAACAAACACAGATGTTTACACTTCGACAATACAAATATCAATATCAATCTAACCATACAACAAGCCCGGAGTCCGCCTTAGGCCACGAGCCTGGTGTGAGTCAGtcaatttttacacgaaagtCCGTTTGACCTCCGCAGCAAGGCTGCGAATAATGATGGAAATTTATTACCTACTAACTTATTCACTCTCAGActttcgatttttttatataatgtggatttattggaaaataaaaacaaatttatacttacgatcaagaaattttatattcagtATTCTAGTTACAtgcatttgataaaaaaattacattcattCAATATTTATCGCTTTATCcggttatttttgttttcaactgTTTTAGTAAGTTTTGCACAAATTTCATTATGatcattttatgtttttacatacatacatttcatcGCTTGATgacgaaattgagatttaaatagtgacaggttaataCTTCTAAAATTTCGCATTTCATGATTATTAACGTATGCAAACGCGAACATTCCGTTTTTTCCTGACATCTCCATTGACATTGTGTTATGGCTTCGTCGGCGCGTTGGATTCTTGATCCATGCTAACACATCGCATGAAAAggattccaagtttattagccttctcctgattgacttttacaatctgcactcGAAGTGAAGTAGCTGGTACTTactggcacacactatgttcTCTCATCGCTACAAGACCTCTATGTAAACTTGCACTAGATGTATAAGCGCATGTTAtgcatttttagtttttatacatacatatggtcacgtctatatcccttgtggggtagacagagccaacagtcttgaaaagactgataggccacgttcaactattttgcttaatgaaagaattgagattcaaatagtgacaggttgctagcccatcgcctaaaaaagaatcccttttacgacatcaatgggaaagagatggagtggtcctattctttttttgtactggtgccgggaaccacacggcattttatatccgaaagtattttatatcaaGGAGACCCTATGCATACCCCAAGACTGCTAGTTCTGTTATCGGCGCCAGCTAGGGCACTCGCGAAAATTAAATctctattaaaatttcagaaaaGGGACCGAACTTTTATCTGTTATGAACTTTGGTGACATTTTACGAAGAGTTATTAACGTCTTATCTTTCACAGTTTTCTAAAGagtaaattaaacttagaCTGTGCCTTTGTATGATGCAGAAACGGCAAGTTTTACCCTTTTTCCGAATTCTCTCTCTCTattgttttcttaataattatttaggtaatgacctacattattacaaaataaagaagtgGCTGCATTGCTGTATTTCGTGCCTTTGAACATAGTAAGAGCCTGCAGACTACTGGGGAACCATTTGACAGTCCAGAAAACCAACTTTTATGTTGCGTAAGATGTGATATTTTTGCTGATGGTCTTAAAACTGAAGACGCTGTAGACAAAGTGAGGGAAAAGTATCAAAAAAGGGACACAGTCTCTTAAACACTGTCGgaaggtgcaactgggaactcGCAAAAATGAGAGAAAGAGAATATTAAACCTTGTTGGTAGGTAAACAATATACccgacaaaaataatttaatgttaaatgtATAGTGGTGCGCAACTAAGTTCTCgctgtttttctttaaaagttaaattttattctacaaaaaaatatacatacgaaCTTATCGAAATTTTTTCCATCGCTTGCCACAACTTTCTTCCATCTTTCTGACAAAGCACAAATACCTTCACGATAAAATTGTTTGTCTTTTGATTCTATCCACGAATCAAGCCATTTTTTGATTTCTTCATGTGAGCAGAACTCCTGATCAGCGAGACCATGTGCCATCGATCGAAACAAGTAATAATCTGAAGGCGCGATATCTGGGGAATATGGCGGGTGGGATAGGATGTCCCATTTGAGCGTTTCCAAGTAGGTTTTAACAGGTTTGGCATCATGAGGCCGAGCGTTGTCATGgagtaaaataactttttcgtGCCTTTGCTGGTATTGTGGCCGTTTTTCGCGTAGTGTTCGACTCAATCGCATTAATTGAGTTCGATATCGTTCCCCAGTGATAGTTTCACTTGGTTTCAacaattcataataaataacgcCTAACTGGTCCCTACAAATACACAGCATAACCTTCGCAGCGTGTATATTCGGCCGAGCCAATGACGTGGACGCATGACCAGGCAGTCCCCACAACTTCCTTTTCTTTGGATTGCTGTAGTGAATCCACTTTTCATCGCCCGTCACGATTCGGTGAAGAAAACCTTTCCTTTTCTGCCTCTGGAGCAGTTGTTCGCAGGCGAAATAACGACGCTCGACGTCCCTTGGCTTCAAATCATAAGGAACCCATGTTCCTTGCTTTTGAATCATTCCCAACGTATGCAATTGCTTCGAAATGGCTTGGCGAGTTACTCCTAATGCTAAAGCAAGCTCTTGTCGCATTTGACATGCATCCTCGTCGAGCAGTTTCATCAATTCAGCGTcttcaaaagtttttggcctTCCTTCACGTGGACTGTCCTAAACATCAAAATCACCGTCTTTGAAGCGACGAAACCAGTCACGGCACGTTGTCTCACTTATAACTCCGTTCCCGTAAACTTTTTTCAGCTCTAGATGTGCTTTGGCTGCTGTTTTCTTTGaatgaaataagaaaactAACACTTCCCGCAAATGACCATTTTTCGGCACAAAATCGGACATGttcattcaaataaaagaatataacgCCGCAATGGAATCACGATTTTGTTGAAACCACTTGTTCACTGAATGTCTAAGCTACCGCTATGATACTTTGATGCGTAAAAAATGGCTTCACTTCACTTTTAGAGCCATCTATCGATAAACAGCGAGAACTTAGTTGCGCACCTAATATATCTAACATTAATTTTAGAATCACATTTTACGTCCACACAAATTCAAAGGATGATTAAGAACGagaatgtaaattataatttcagattaataaaacttaacttaTACTTAACCGCTATCCATCCAGGCAGTAACATgggtattttgaaaatagtcatagaAAAATGTCATGAACGTAAAAAGAGGAACCTAGATCAGCGTAAGAATTCAAAATAGAATACTCAATTCAGGAAGTATTCAAGAGtacaaaaattcaatttacaatttcaacacttttacaaataactgagttataaaaataattaaaacgagttctaaaacaattataaaaaaattaaatgaaaagcaACTGAAGCCGGGCGTAAATTACTCAGTATTGTTGTCGGTGGCAAGcggtaaaagttaattaaataaaaatatcagtgTTGAAGTGTTCAACACCAATCTGCCAACATTGAACGCTAATAAGGTTGTCGTTTAGAAAGCTTTAGTAGTGCTGTGCCACGCTTCGGACTCAAACCTATGAGACTATTTTAGTTAACTCTTATAAAATGATTCTTTAAACGCAGTTTCAacccttcttcctcctggtgaCAGtctcggttacatcctcaccagtGGGGAGGACTCAAGGGTGCATCCTTGACCTATGGTattggatcctggattgggtgagtcaggtttttacacgaagcgactaccaTCTGACATCCGCAACCTCTTCAGGGGAATTATATTGGATAATGGAGAATCTTCAGGGGAATTATATTTAGTTGTCTAaaagtgcaggtttccttgcGATTTTAccctcatcgtaagagcatcggttagtactTAACCCTACAatgcatgatttttttaaatgttgtcattaaaatatatgtggTTCTATATAGCGTCTAGacataataaatgataataataataataaaaaaatattatttaagaagatatttatttttttaaatctgttccATATGTGGTACAGTATGCATTAACACTAATATTTGGCTCATAATCAGGAACAATGAACATAAtcatatatttagttttcaaGTTACAGTTACtctacttattgatgaaatttataaaaacaattgttgTCTTTGTTCAAACACAACTCAACACGACACTTTTcgcaaaatatataagttttcCCTTTACATTGTGGATATTTACAGCGTTGTCTTTTCTGGTTCCATATAGGCAGATGATCAAATTTATCCAGTCTGACATCTCGAGGGGGAAGGATTGctgcatttctttttttcttcttctccaACGCGTCGTCAGTGGCAGAAGGCGGTCttcctctttttttttgtaatgatggTCCACACATACAAAGACTTTTAGCGATTTCCAGTTTgaaatcttttaatttaatcgcACTTGGCTCATTCTTCTGTTCTCCCACCCTCTTATTTAGAAGCCAGCTATTTATTGTGGCAATGTCTAGAAAATGGTAAAACAAACGCAGATACCATTTTCTAGTACGCAttcttattttgtattttccaaGAAAGGAGTCTAACAAATCCACTCCCCCCATATGCTGATTGTagatttttactattttaggACAATCCActtcaatgtattttttttgtttcttgcaATACCGGCTAACCTTTTCAATGGGCTGTTGCCCTACAAAAGATGAAGACAAAACTACAGGCTTATTATCATACCACATCACTGTGCCAACTTCCGTGCCATCTACATCAGCTACCCATTCTTCTGAATGGCCTCGTTCTGTTTTAGTACTCTTCAAGTCTTTCAGGGATGGGATTTTCAAATCTTTGCCCAGTCGACCTTTGTTTACCGTTCCAAGTGACTGGATACCTTGCTTCGAAAGGAAAGAAATAAGTTCAGCTGAAGTGTAGTAATTatcgaaaaataatttatattgttggtATCTCGGAATAGTTCGTGCTAGGCGAACTACTATATTACTACTTGCACCCAAGTCAGGCTCATTAGCATATCTCAAGTCAGAATTATTTTCCATTCCAGAGTATATCTCGAAGTCATATGCCATGCCTCTATCGTCACAAAGCACGAGAAGCTTATATCCCCATTTGTGCGGTTTATTGGGAAGATATTGACGTAGGAAATTTGCAGCTTTTGTTGCGCACATCTGTTCGTCCACTGATAACGTCTCCTTCTTAGGTATATTCTggcatttcttttttagggtTTCTAGTAATGGCCTTATTTTATGAAGGCGATCATGTCCTGGGTGGCCTGATGGTACTTGTAAGGAGTTGTCGTTGAAGTGCAAGAACTGTCTTATCTTTTCAAAATGATTCACGGTCATAGTCTCTCTTACTAAAGGTATACCTAACTCAGATTCCCAGTACATTCGTGTATTAGGCAAAGGAGCAACGCTCATGAGCAAACATACacctaaaaacttttttagaTTGTATGTGGTAATACAGAAGGGTTTAGATGGGTCTTTTTGTATGCTGAATTTATGCATTTCTTCAACTATGTGATTTAGTAGGTcatcatcaaaaaaatatgaaaaatattgcaatgGAGTATCGAAAGTTGTGATTGGCGATTCTAAAACTGTATGTCCAGAAAATTGGGGATGTTCAGCCTGTAAAGATTTCTTTTTccatattaaatttcttttctttctttccgAAATCCGATTTCTGGTAACTGGCATAGTGATAGAACTTCTACTTTGGCGTGATGACGTACTTGGCTTTGAAATGTTGGGTCGAGGATTTATTTCGGCGGAGGAGTTGTTTTCGGCGAGGGTAGTACTACAGTTAGTAGAAGATGATGGTGCATACCTGGTAGGCTCAATATCATTTTCAGAGTCACTATCTGCACTCATTTGGTTCAAGTTTTCCCTGATTCTCGCCATGTCATCATCACTTTCCGCACTTGAAAAGTCTAGACCGTCTTCACTCCCTGAgggtatatttaaatactgcTCAATATACTCGTCAGATAATACCTTCTTCGCCATAATCTGTAATGAAATCAAACCGAAACAACATATTAGAAGTGAATTAATGCATGGTGTACCATATCTGgaacatttaaataagttggtatttttacataaaatagtaatattaaaaaaaaatattacttacctTCGTTTATTATACACTGTTtctaatgtaaatatatttttatccgcttcaaaatcttacaaaaactattttatttagatttttcaatttacgTAAAACACGAACTCGCATCGATCATTCAAACTCTGTAAGAATCACAACATTATTCGATAGctaacgccatctagtgaCATTTGCAATTACTAAATCGTTGCTAAGTGTTTAAAGATTATTCCGTCGGTCGATAAATGTTGCTACGTATCTTTAAACGAACAGtagacttatttattttatctgtacCAGATGTGGAACTGTATGCGCTGTAGGGTTAAACTTGAATCTGGTGTAAGGCattacataaaacatttatcagagcttgtttaaaaaaacaagaaataggCTTTTTACAACACTAAGCTTCGTCCACGGCTCGAAAAGATTCCAATTCATTGTCACGACTCGATTTGATTGGACGTGCTTTGATACCGATAGCTGGGATtgtgaattttaatatttttttactcccCTCATATTCGATTCTATCCGCTGCGGTTTTGCGATATTTATGACGTTTCGTTTTGTTTTGGCAAATGCCAGCTAGAGTATTCGgatgtaaaaacaaatgttgccgtttatttattgactttCTATAGCCGCGCATTGGTATAAACGCttgttttttttcagtttatgcAATTTAATATTCATGCGAAACTGGCATTCATATCCGCAAAATCATTCACACTCTTTCTCTGATCTAAGCATATTTCCGATTGTATTCGCAAGTAAGTTTGCAAACGATATGTGGTGTTATATAGTTGTCAAAATTTTTACAGTCTACTTGCGATGCCTGGCTGTTTTTGCCCTTATCTTTTCTTTgtagtttctttttgtaatctatatctatatatatgtacctaaacCTTAAAAAcctaaacttttattttcaaactaaGTTTCGCCGTAGCTTTTTACTACGCCAAGTAAAAATCTTATCGATGTCAAATATTATCGCTAGATGGCAgtcatatacataataattccCGGGCCTTTATCCAGAGAAGCGAAATAGAACGTTATCTAGTACATTTGCCTAAAAAGTTGCAGAACTTAATAGGAAGGAAGACTTGAAGATAATAAGAATCTAtgcatattttcatttttacacatataaaaaaaggaagaaaaaaaatagaattatataaaaacagcAGAAAGTCATGAGGGCATGACATTATTCTTCGAGTCGGCGCATCGTGACGATTCATTCATTATGCGGTTTGAATGCGATCTGCTTGGATAAAGCGGCTCTAATTATTTCCGTATCTTCCCCGTCATCGAAATGCGTTTAAAAGTACCGATTCAACACTGAGAGTAATATTGATTTTCACATTTTGTGaaggaaagaaagaaaaaatagaaccaggaaaattttatttttaaagctgtaaaaagtaatgtttaaaaaaatcatgatgAAAAAATTGCAATATAACATTTCTAAATAACTAACTCCATTAACATGAGATGCTGTAACTATCCTTCACGTATCTCATAAACatcaaacattatattttcaatttcataccggtgtatttatcaaaataaactaGTCATCACTTTTCAAATTAATCACAAGACAGGTGCGACTCCCAAACTATGCACCACAATGATATCTATCATTGCGACTTGGTAGTTCGAGATAGAATCTCGTTCCACCCATAGTACGAGTATGTAATACGAAATATATACTCGATTGTATTTTCtgcaaataaatgttaatttgcTTGCTTGCTcgatttcaagaaaaatatttatttgcacaGGCATTAAAGTTATTTGTGATTAAGAATTAACgaggaataaaataatgagaaaaagaaagatataataaaatatttctacacCATGAACTATCTTTACAAACACATTGAATCAGTGCTCGAACTATGCATgtattaaacaaacatttacagCACTTTTATTTAGGCCAAAGTTCAGACATTTATTGACACCGTTGGCAAAAATAACTCTGTTTATGTACTGCATAGAATATACAACATTTGGAGAATTGGCTCCACAGCGCTGACTGTGTTTGTCAAGTACATATTACGCTTCGACGAGCTATCCACTTGTTCTATTCATTTTGTTCTAGCAATAAGTGAGCTCTTATTGCTATTGCAGACACTGCATATCTATTGCACTAAATTCCCAAGCAACTTTAAAGATATCCCTATATTAATTACCGTAAAGACgtgaagaaattaataaaaaagttattttctattaCTTAGCCAAACGGATTTAAATCGTGTACCGTTTGCGCGTGTAGCTTTTCTTCAGTTCTACgtttcatcatttattttaagcaGATAACATAGCTTCTTGAATAAACAGTTAAGTCAACGTGAGTActttatcttaatttattactatatttatCGTCGACCTCCTGGTATTAGTTTGTGATGCGTCCTCACCTCACCTGTTTGGAAAAGAGCAAGACCACAATTTTGGTTTTAGAAATCAGATTTTTATACGAAATGCCCTATGCAACCTTTGCAcgtaaacctaacccatattgaaaTATGGTTGACTTCACTGTCATCATTCTTTCATATCTTAATATGGGAACtaattttaaacacaaaatcGTTAAAACGTAGACTTCTATATTTTCCTGAAATGGCCAATTTAACAGACCAAACGCTACGCTGCTGAGTTAAAAGAGTATTCAGGCTAATTGGACATCGTAATTGAACATGCGTTTTGTCAGctctttcagctgtttgtggCACATTTGTTTTGCTGTCCTCGTCATAAATATTCGCTGAatttgttcaaataaattgaatacatTTTGTCGACGCTCAATTGGTTTTACTTATAACTGTCACGTTCGTTTAATATAAAGTTTTGAGTGTACTCATAAATTCTAGTTTGATTTGAGAAATGAAAGAGGTCTAGTTAAAGATATTTTCCTCAAAATAATGGgttataaatcaattttaatcgAGACTTTACATCTTTCCAGCTTATTCCCAATTTCGCTGGAAGGATGTAATGTCAATCTCTCTCTCTTCTGGAAGGTCCAGGCTTGTCCACGATCCTGCTGGTAGTATGGCATGCTTATCGCTTCGGATCACACATTCAGaagcctgaatgtgcaggtttcctgaGATATGTTTCCTCAGAATAAGACGATCGACtagtaatcaaactaatataaatacgTCAGAAAAGAGTCGCTGAACATGGACGCAGTAGGATTAAATGACTTTATTTTCCACGTTCCTTTCTCGTAATCATTTGACTATCGAGCGATGTTGTCATCACTACTAACTGTCAGGGATATAAAACCACAAGGTCATccaactaaaaaatattatacaagtTCATAAACACTCAAGAACCTGTTACTATAACACTAAATTGTACACAAAACCTAATAATTCCCAACACATAACACTTCAAACTAAACGTACACTACTATCGACACTGAAACTCacacacaaaattaaaaagaccACAGAAATCAAGATGCTGTGTGTCAGTTTAAAAAAGATACGTAATATATATTAGAAATTTGACttccgtaattttttttaaataaggttCCAGTTGTTTTTGGATAAAAGGTGattgtttttacatatattttgttaattatgatattcacatattaaataaaagtactcCAACTGCAAGTGACTTTTAAAAACCTTTTGCTGGTCCATTctattttcattacaaacCTTTTATTAACTAAAGTCAACTACAAAAACGGACGACTCTAAAAATTCAGAGACGCGTTTACTTCTCCGTCCTCTCTGTTTTACGTTACAAGTCATATTAATTTGCGCGCGACGTCGAAGTGTTAGTTCCAAAAGTTACCATACCAAAGTGAAGCTTACAAAGCATTGCAGGCACAGGCACAAAGCGGTATAGCCACGTTATAAATGCAATTTGTTGGGCCCTATTTAATTTTCACCAAACGGCGCTGCTTTAATTAACCAAAGGTTGTTTTGAAACGCTCAAACTGA
This is a stretch of genomic DNA from Amyelois transitella isolate CPQ chromosome 5, ilAmyTran1.1, whole genome shotgun sequence. It encodes these proteins:
- the LOC132901784 gene encoding piggyBac transposable element-derived protein 3-like gives rise to the protein MAKKVLSDEYIEQYLNIPSGSEDGLDFSSAESDDDMARIRENLNQMSADSDSENDIEPTRYAPSSSTNCSTTLAENNSSAEINPRPNISKPSTSSRQSRSSITMPVTRNRISERKKRNLIWKKKSLQAEHPQFSGHTVLESPITTFDTPLQYFSYFFDDDLLNHIVEEMHKFSIQKDPSKPFCITTYNLKKFLGVCLLMSVAPLPNTRMYWESELGIPLVRETMTVNHFEKIRQFLHFNDNSLQVPSGHPGHDRLHKIRPLLETLKKKCQNIPKKETLSVDEQMCATKAANFLRQYLPNKPHKWGYKLLVLCDDRGMAYDFEIYSGMENNSDLRYANEPDLGASSNIVVRLARTIPRYQQYKLFFDNYYTSAELISFLSKQGIQSLGTVNKGRLGKDLKIPSLKDLKSTKTERGHSEEWVADVDGTEVGTVMWYDNKPVVLSSSFVGQQPIEKVSRYCKKQKKYIEVDCPKIVKIYNQHMGGVDLLDSFLGKYKIRMRTRKWYLRLFYHFLDIATINSWLLNKRVGEQKNEPSAIKLKDFKLEIAKSLCMCGPSLQKKRGRPPSATDDALEKKKKRNAAILPPRDVRLDKFDHLPIWNQKRQRCKYPQCKGKTYIFCEKCRVELCLNKDNNCFYKFHQ